Proteins encoded within one genomic window of Amycolatopsis nigrescens CSC17Ta-90:
- a CDS encoding STAS domain-containing protein, whose protein sequence is MGQPGTLDLVMTRPSDDPVGSPVDGVTTISVSGDLDLRTAPEFAAVLAEAQSPPPPEALVLELGGIGFCASAGLQVLLRAQQRAEADGTRLFLVGAPRAVLRPLQLTGLDRAFVRCDTTAEALAGCH, encoded by the coding sequence ATGGGACAGCCCGGCACCCTGGACCTGGTGATGACCCGGCCCTCCGACGATCCGGTCGGGTCGCCAGTCGACGGGGTGACCACGATCAGCGTCTCCGGTGACCTCGATCTGCGCACCGCGCCCGAGTTCGCCGCGGTACTCGCCGAAGCGCAGTCGCCGCCGCCACCGGAGGCCCTGGTGCTGGAACTCGGCGGTATCGGTTTCTGCGCCTCCGCCGGGCTTCAGGTGCTGCTGCGGGCGCAGCAGCGGGCCGAGGCCGACGGGACCAGGCTGTTCCTGGTCGGCGCGCCCCGTGCGGTGCTGCGCCCCTTGCAGCTGACCGGCCTCGATCGGGCGTTCGTCCGGTGCGACACCACGGCGGAGGCGCTCGCGGGCTGCCACTGA
- a CDS encoding cytochrome P450 — protein MSLPDSAPRLADLATGSGEPPASASVPDTLRIAGKALLPTIAGGVIKRRPPVLSVAQKLQLDQPSIPLFQRLRRQYGPGPLVLRVPGRSIAVPLSGADAGRLLADSPEPFTPASLEKRAALSHFQPHGVLISAGGERAKRRAFNEAVLETERPMHEVAAKAAAVVEEEAEGLPGGDGRLDWNAFDAAWWRVVRRIVLGDGARADTELIARLNRLRLAANWAYLGPRLGRLRERFDERLRAHLDRAEPGSLAQVLASTPAEPEVDPAGQVPHWLFAFDAAGMVTARTLALLATHADQLARVREELAQADPGVAHPLPYLRACVLDAVRLWPTTPVLLRESTVDTQWGTGELRAGTTFLIFTPFFHRDRETLPYADRFAPDVWLDGQAACKPALAPFSGGPGACPGRNLVLMTTTAMLAALIRRHDYALISAPDLDPNRPLPATIDNFGLEFEAR, from the coding sequence ATGAGCCTGCCGGACAGCGCACCCAGGCTGGCGGACCTGGCGACCGGTTCGGGTGAGCCGCCGGCGTCCGCGTCGGTGCCGGACACCCTCCGGATCGCCGGAAAGGCCCTGCTGCCGACCATTGCGGGCGGGGTGATCAAACGGCGTCCGCCGGTGCTCTCGGTGGCGCAGAAGCTTCAACTGGACCAGCCCTCGATCCCGCTCTTCCAGCGGTTGCGCCGGCAGTACGGGCCGGGTCCGCTGGTGCTGCGGGTACCGGGCAGGTCGATCGCGGTACCGCTGTCCGGCGCGGACGCCGGCAGGCTGCTGGCCGACTCCCCGGAGCCGTTCACCCCGGCGAGCCTGGAGAAGAGGGCCGCGCTGAGCCATTTCCAGCCGCACGGGGTGCTGATCTCCGCCGGCGGGGAACGGGCGAAGCGGCGGGCCTTCAACGAGGCCGTGCTGGAGACGGAGCGTCCGATGCACGAGGTCGCGGCCAAGGCGGCGGCCGTGGTGGAAGAGGAGGCGGAAGGGTTGCCCGGCGGGGACGGGCGCTTGGACTGGAATGCCTTCGACGCGGCATGGTGGCGGGTGGTGCGCCGGATCGTGCTCGGTGACGGCGCCCGCGCCGACACCGAACTGATCGCCAGGCTGAACCGGCTGCGCCTGGCCGCGAACTGGGCCTACCTCGGCCCGCGGCTCGGCAGGCTCCGCGAGCGGTTCGACGAACGGCTGCGGGCCCATCTCGACCGCGCGGAACCGGGCAGCCTGGCGCAGGTGCTCGCGTCCACTCCGGCCGAGCCGGAGGTGGACCCGGCAGGGCAGGTGCCGCACTGGCTGTTCGCCTTCGACGCGGCGGGCATGGTCACCGCGCGCACCCTGGCGTTGCTGGCCACCCACGCCGACCAACTGGCGCGGGTGCGCGAGGAACTGGCGCAGGCCGACCCGGGCGTGGCGCACCCGCTGCCGTACCTTCGGGCCTGCGTGCTGGACGCGGTCCGGTTGTGGCCGACCACGCCGGTGCTGCTGCGGGAGAGCACTGTGGACACTCAGTGGGGCACCGGCGAGCTGCGCGCCGGCACCACGTTCCTGATCTTCACCCCGTTCTTCCACCGGGACCGGGAGACGCTGCCCTACGCCGACCGGTTCGCTCCGGACGTCTGGCTGGACGGGCAGGCCGCGTGCAAGCCCGCGCTCGCTCCGTTCAGCGGCGGCCCCGGCGCCTGCCCAGGCCGCAACCTGGTGCTGATGACCACCACCGCGATGCTGGCCGCGCTGATCCGGCGGCACGACTACGCTCTGATCTCCGCGCCGGACCTCGACCCGAACCGCCCGCTACCGGCGACGATCGACAACTTCGGACTGGAGTTCGAGGCACGCTGA
- a CDS encoding ATP-binding protein: MSQIPTTGELEAMLASVVELRLPTELDQLVVARAVAESVATRGEFDLDGIADIKLATDEACSRMMAGAAMGAVLSCRFQSTCDLLRVKVSASAAAPYAACEHNFGRHVLNRVTDSVEIAQEAAGVPGFPTSIEFTKRKRSR, from the coding sequence ATGAGCCAGATCCCGACGACCGGTGAGCTCGAAGCGATGCTCGCGAGTGTCGTGGAGTTGCGCCTTCCGACCGAACTCGACCAGCTCGTCGTGGCCAGAGCGGTCGCCGAAAGCGTTGCCACCCGCGGAGAGTTCGATCTCGACGGCATCGCCGACATCAAGCTCGCCACGGACGAGGCTTGTTCCCGGATGATGGCGGGAGCGGCGATGGGAGCCGTGCTGAGCTGCCGTTTCCAGAGCACCTGTGACCTTTTGCGGGTCAAGGTCTCGGCATCGGCGGCAGCGCCCTATGCGGCGTGCGAGCACAACTTCGGCCGTCATGTGCTGAACAGGGTGACCGACTCGGTCGAGATCGCCCAGGAAGCTGCGGGCGTACCGGGCTTCCCGACGTCGATCGAATTCACCAAACGGAAAAGGAGCCGCTGA
- the ctaD gene encoding cytochrome c oxidase subunit I, with translation MPFQRHSGPRGGTLLKLLRTTDHKQIGILYLVTSFGFFLAGGAMALLMRGELALPGMQFLSQEQYNQLFTMHGTIMLLLYATPNLFAFANFILPLQIGSPDVAFPRLNAFAYWLYLFGGLMVLGSFFTPAGAADFGWTAYTPLSTASYSPGMGADLWIMGLILSGLGTILGAVNMTTTILCLRGPGMTMWRLPIFTWNILFTSILVLAVFPILTAALFGLYADRRLGAHVFDPANGGAILWQHLFWFFGHPEVYIVALPYFGIITEIIPVFSRKPLFGYKLMVFATVGITALSFAVWAHHMFATGSVLLPFFSFLTFLIAIPTGVKFFNWIGTMWRGTITFETPMLWSVGFLVTFLLGGLTGIILAAPALDFHVTDSYFVVAHFHYVLFGTIVFATFAGIYFWFPKMTGRMLDEGLGKLHFWTTFIGFHGTFLVQHWLGNEGMPRRYSDYLPGDGFTVLNTISTVGAFLLGLSMLPFIWNVLRSYRYGEMVTVDDPWGHGNSLEWATSCPPPRHNFTELPRVRSERPAFELHYPQLVERLRAENSVTPFKRKPRQRTPSEQAADATKGEGG, from the coding sequence GTGCCCTTTCAACGGCACAGCGGACCACGCGGCGGGACTCTGCTGAAGCTGCTGCGTACCACCGATCACAAGCAGATCGGCATTCTCTACCTGGTCACCTCGTTCGGCTTCTTCCTGGCCGGGGGTGCGATGGCGCTGCTCATGCGCGGTGAGCTCGCGCTGCCGGGCATGCAGTTCCTCTCCCAGGAGCAGTACAACCAGCTGTTCACCATGCACGGCACGATCATGCTGCTGCTCTACGCCACGCCCAACCTGTTCGCGTTCGCCAACTTCATCCTGCCGCTGCAGATCGGCTCCCCGGACGTCGCATTCCCGCGGTTGAACGCGTTCGCCTACTGGCTTTACCTGTTCGGCGGGCTGATGGTGCTCGGCTCCTTCTTCACCCCCGCCGGTGCGGCCGATTTCGGCTGGACGGCCTATACGCCGTTGTCCACCGCGTCGTACTCGCCGGGCATGGGCGCCGATCTGTGGATCATGGGGCTGATCCTGTCCGGCCTCGGCACCATTCTCGGCGCGGTCAACATGACCACCACGATCCTCTGCCTGCGCGGGCCGGGGATGACCATGTGGCGGCTGCCCATCTTCACCTGGAACATCCTGTTCACCAGCATCCTGGTGCTGGCCGTGTTCCCCATCCTGACCGCGGCGCTGTTCGGCCTGTACGCGGACCGGAGGCTCGGCGCGCACGTGTTCGACCCGGCCAACGGCGGCGCGATCCTCTGGCAGCACCTGTTCTGGTTCTTCGGCCATCCCGAGGTCTACATCGTCGCGCTGCCCTATTTCGGCATCATCACCGAGATCATCCCGGTGTTCAGCCGAAAACCGTTGTTCGGGTACAAGCTGATGGTGTTCGCGACGGTGGGGATCACCGCGCTCTCGTTCGCGGTGTGGGCGCACCACATGTTCGCAACCGGTTCGGTCCTGCTGCCGTTCTTCTCATTTCTGACCTTCCTGATCGCGATACCGACCGGGGTGAAGTTCTTCAACTGGATCGGCACCATGTGGCGGGGCACGATCACCTTCGAAACCCCGATGCTGTGGTCGGTCGGCTTCCTGGTCACCTTCCTGCTCGGTGGGCTCACCGGGATCATCCTGGCCGCGCCGGCACTGGACTTCCACGTGACCGACAGCTATTTCGTGGTGGCGCACTTCCATTACGTGCTGTTCGGCACGATCGTGTTCGCCACCTTCGCCGGCATCTACTTCTGGTTCCCGAAGATGACCGGAAGAATGCTGGACGAAGGGCTTGGCAAGCTGCATTTCTGGACCACCTTCATCGGTTTCCACGGCACTTTCCTGGTGCAGCACTGGCTGGGCAACGAAGGCATGCCGCGGCGGTACTCGGACTATCTGCCCGGCGACGGGTTCACCGTGCTGAACACGATCTCCACGGTGGGCGCGTTCCTGCTCGGGCTGTCCATGCTGCCGTTCATCTGGAACGTGCTGCGCAGCTACCGGTACGGCGAGATGGTGACCGTGGACGACCCCTGGGGCCACGGCAACTCGCTGGAATGGGCGACCAGCTGCCCGCCGCCGCGGCACAACTTCACCGAGCTGCCCAGGGTGCGCTCGGAGCGGCCCGCGTTCGAGCTGCACTATCCGCAGCTGGTCGAGCGGCTTCGGGCGGAGAACAGCGTGACCCCGTTCAAGCGGAAGCCCCGGCAGCGCACCCCTTCGGAGCAGGCGGCGGACGCCACCAAGGGCGAGGGCGGCTGA
- the ligD gene encoding non-homologous end-joining DNA ligase, producing MVSSGERVLVEVSGRRLTLSNLDKVLYPDVGFTKGEVLDYYRRVAPVMLPHLAGRPVTFSRYPDGVDGQQFYQKDVSPHVPDWVRTARLSHKGEEVNHYPLVDDLPTLIWAANLAALELHVPQWKVGPRDTRRNPDLLVFDLDPGQPADVVDCCRVAERLCEVLTEDGLAPAPKTSGSKGLQIYCGIRTRSPDSAREYAKAVAERLAAESPGRIVARMTKSLRHGKVFIDWSQNNQAKTTVAPYSLRGRARPTVSTPVTMDEIRACRTAEDLVFTSDDVLDRLEEHGDLFAGLPTARGTLPRG from the coding sequence ATGGTCTCCAGCGGAGAACGTGTCCTGGTGGAAGTCTCCGGGCGACGGCTCACGCTGTCCAATCTGGACAAGGTGCTCTACCCGGATGTCGGATTCACCAAGGGCGAGGTGCTGGACTACTACCGCCGGGTCGCCCCGGTCATGCTGCCGCACCTTGCCGGCCGCCCGGTCACCTTCTCGCGGTACCCGGACGGGGTCGACGGCCAGCAGTTCTACCAGAAGGACGTCTCACCGCACGTGCCGGACTGGGTGCGCACCGCCCGGCTGTCCCACAAGGGCGAGGAGGTCAACCACTACCCGCTCGTCGACGACCTGCCCACCCTGATCTGGGCCGCCAACCTGGCCGCGCTCGAGCTCCACGTGCCGCAGTGGAAGGTCGGCCCCCGCGACACGCGGCGCAACCCCGACCTGCTGGTGTTCGACCTCGACCCCGGCCAGCCCGCCGACGTGGTGGACTGCTGCCGGGTCGCCGAGCGGCTGTGCGAGGTGCTGACCGAGGACGGTCTGGCGCCCGCCCCGAAAACGAGCGGCTCCAAGGGACTCCAGATCTACTGCGGAATCCGCACCCGGAGCCCGGACAGCGCCAGAGAGTACGCGAAGGCGGTGGCCGAGCGGCTGGCCGCGGAGTCCCCCGGCCGGATCGTGGCCAGGATGACCAAGTCCCTGCGGCACGGGAAGGTCTTCATCGACTGGAGCCAGAACAACCAGGCGAAGACCACGGTCGCGCCCTACTCGCTGCGCGGGCGGGCCAGGCCCACCGTGTCCACCCCGGTCACCATGGACGAGATCCGGGCCTGCCGCACCGCCGAAGACCTGGTGTTCACCAGCGACGACGTACTGGACCGGCTGGAGGAGCACGGCGACCTGTTCGCCGGGCTGCCCACGGCACGCGGCACGCTCCCCCGCGGTTAG
- a CDS encoding DNA polymerase ligase N-terminal domain-containing protein, protein MNQVADLTEYRRKRDPGRTPEPVPSGDTLPRGDDDVFVIQEHHATRLHWDLRLERDGVLVSWAVPLGLPMEPDRPRLAVHTEDHPLEYASFHGEIPAGEYGAGRMTIWDHGRYETLHFNDHKVEVLLHGERVRGRYALVNQHSPAEPRAWRIRRVDPPPCGWEELPSFVSPMRPVQGKMPSVDEDVEWAYEFRWEGLRTLARVQGGRISLRDGAGGDITADYPELRALGARLGSTEALLDGQLVVFDHGVPSLSALRQRESPGSTAKAKRLAARFPVLYLPFDLLHLDGRSCLDLGYLERRALLDGLGLDGPSWRVPDFYVGDGGAVLRAGREHGLPGMLAKRTSSRYRPDRRSADWISITGVQVCEVVIGGWREGGGKRAGSFGSLLLGLPDGDRLRYVGNVGTGFSDRDLETLSGRLHRLSRKTSPFHTVPPATADGTHWVRAELVGEVVFRDWTKSRCLRTPSWRGLLPGRAPADLPVRA, encoded by the coding sequence GTGAACCAGGTGGCCGATCTCACCGAGTACCGCCGCAAACGCGACCCCGGTCGCACCCCCGAACCCGTACCTTCCGGCGACACCCTGCCCAGGGGCGACGACGACGTGTTCGTCATCCAGGAGCACCACGCCACCCGGCTGCACTGGGACCTGCGCCTGGAACGGGACGGCGTGCTGGTGTCCTGGGCGGTGCCGCTGGGCCTGCCGATGGAGCCGGACCGGCCGCGGCTGGCCGTGCACACCGAGGACCATCCGCTCGAATACGCCTCCTTCCACGGCGAGATCCCGGCCGGCGAGTACGGCGCCGGCCGGATGACGATCTGGGACCACGGCCGGTACGAGACCCTGCACTTCAACGACCACAAGGTGGAGGTCCTGCTGCACGGCGAGCGGGTGCGCGGCCGGTACGCGCTGGTGAACCAGCACTCCCCGGCCGAACCGCGCGCCTGGCGGATCCGCCGGGTGGACCCACCGCCCTGCGGTTGGGAGGAGCTGCCCTCGTTCGTCTCGCCCATGCGGCCGGTGCAGGGCAAGATGCCCAGCGTCGACGAGGACGTCGAGTGGGCCTACGAGTTCCGCTGGGAAGGGCTGCGCACCCTGGCCAGGGTGCAGGGCGGCCGGATCAGCCTGCGGGACGGCGCGGGCGGGGACATCACCGCCGACTATCCGGAGCTGCGCGCCCTCGGCGCCCGGCTCGGCTCGACCGAGGCGTTGCTGGACGGCCAGCTCGTCGTCTTCGACCACGGGGTGCCAAGCCTGAGCGCGTTGCGGCAGCGGGAGTCGCCCGGCTCCACCGCGAAGGCCAAGCGGCTCGCGGCCAGGTTCCCGGTGCTGTACCTGCCGTTCGACCTGCTGCACCTGGACGGGCGGAGCTGCCTGGACCTCGGCTACCTCGAGCGCCGCGCGCTGCTCGACGGCCTCGGCCTGGACGGGCCGAGCTGGCGGGTGCCGGATTTCTACGTCGGTGACGGCGGCGCAGTGCTGCGCGCTGGACGCGAACACGGCCTGCCGGGGATGCTGGCCAAACGGACCAGCAGCCGCTACCGGCCGGACCGGCGCAGCGCCGACTGGATCTCGATCACCGGGGTCCAGGTGTGCGAGGTGGTCATCGGCGGCTGGCGGGAGGGCGGCGGCAAACGGGCCGGTTCCTTCGGTTCACTGCTGCTCGGTCTGCCCGACGGGGACCGGCTGCGGTATGTCGGCAACGTGGGCACCGGGTTCTCCGACCGGGATCTGGAGACGCTGAGCGGCCGGCTGCACCGGCTGTCCAGGAAGACCTCGCCGTTCCACACCGTGCCGCCCGCCACCGCGGACGGGACGCACTGGGTGCGCGCGGAGCTGGTCGGCGAGGTGGTCTTCCGGGACTGGACGAAGTCGCGCTGCCTGCGCACCCCGAGCTGGCGTGGTCTGCTGCCCGGCCGCGCTCCGGCGGACCTGCCGGTGCGGGCCTGA
- a CDS encoding UdgX family uracil-DNA binding protein (This protein belongs to the uracil DNA glycosylase superfamily, members of which act in excision repair of DNA. However, it belongs more specifically to UdgX branch, whose founding member was found to bind uracil in DNA (where it does not belong), without cleaving it, appears to promote DNA repair by a pathway involving RecA, rather than base excision.) produces MTRTQQDAAPFVPESRKLPELAAAAGSCRGCGLYRNATQTVFGAGPAEARMLMVGEQPGDAEDRAGAPFVGPAGRLLDRALEESGIDRGQVYVTNAVKHFKYVRAERGKRRLHKKPSRTEIVACRPWLYAELDATGPELLVFLGATAAQSVLGTSFKITEQRGKLLDPPDGLGRRPVRLVATVHPSSVLRAPDRDRAYRAFLADLRTAAAALK; encoded by the coding sequence ATGACTCGAACACAGCAGGACGCCGCGCCCTTCGTGCCCGAGAGCCGGAAGCTGCCCGAACTGGCCGCAGCGGCCGGTTCCTGCCGCGGGTGCGGGCTCTACCGGAACGCCACCCAGACCGTGTTCGGAGCCGGTCCGGCCGAGGCCAGGATGCTGATGGTCGGCGAACAGCCCGGCGACGCGGAGGACCGCGCCGGTGCACCGTTCGTCGGCCCGGCAGGCCGGTTGCTCGACCGGGCACTGGAGGAAAGCGGAATCGACCGTGGCCAGGTGTACGTCACCAATGCCGTGAAGCATTTCAAGTACGTCCGCGCCGAACGCGGGAAACGGCGCCTGCACAAGAAGCCTTCGCGGACCGAAATAGTGGCCTGCCGTCCGTGGCTGTACGCCGAACTGGACGCCACCGGCCCGGAGCTGCTGGTCTTCCTCGGCGCCACCGCGGCCCAGTCGGTGCTGGGCACCTCGTTCAAGATCACCGAGCAGCGCGGGAAACTGCTCGATCCGCCGGATGGCCTCGGCAGGCGGCCGGTCCGGCTGGTCGCCACCGTGCATCCGTCGTCCGTGCTGCGCGCACCGGACCGCGACCGCGCCTACCGAGCCTTTCTCGCCGATCTGCGGACCGCCGCCGCGGCACTAAAGTGA
- a CDS encoding SRPBCC family protein, with product MGTITEAVEVDVPVTTAYNQWTQFEEFPEFMDGVTEIRQLDDTHTHWVTEFGGTKREFDATITEQHPDERVAWRSDQGPNHAGVITFHRLGQGRTRVTAQMDIDPEGFAEQAADKLGVLDRRVKGDLARFKEFIESRGRETGAWRGDVQPPPG from the coding sequence GTGGGCACGATAACCGAGGCCGTCGAGGTCGATGTGCCGGTGACGACGGCGTACAACCAGTGGACCCAGTTCGAGGAGTTCCCCGAGTTCATGGACGGGGTCACCGAGATCCGGCAGCTGGACGACACGCACACGCACTGGGTGACCGAGTTCGGCGGGACGAAGCGGGAGTTCGACGCGACGATCACCGAACAACATCCGGACGAGCGGGTGGCCTGGCGCTCCGACCAGGGCCCGAACCATGCCGGCGTGATCACCTTCCACCGGCTCGGCCAGGGCCGGACCAGGGTGACCGCGCAAATGGACATCGACCCCGAGGGGTTCGCCGAGCAGGCGGCGGACAAGCTCGGCGTACTGGACCGCAGGGTCAAGGGCGACCTGGCCCGGTTCAAGGAGTTCATCGAGTCCCGCGGCCGCGAGACCGGTGCCTGGCGCGGGGACGTCCAGCCGCCGCCCGGATAA
- a CDS encoding DUF2795 domain-containing protein: MTYADPKALERAIDGLEYPCDRGKLIKHAAARGADDDMLGHLCSLPEQDYADAGSIRTALDQLAQPS; encoded by the coding sequence ATGACCTACGCCGACCCGAAAGCACTGGAACGGGCCATCGACGGCCTGGAATATCCCTGTGACCGCGGCAAGCTCATCAAGCACGCGGCGGCGCGCGGCGCCGACGACGACATGCTCGGCCATCTGTGCTCGCTGCCGGAACAGGACTACGCCGACGCCGGCTCCATCCGCACCGCACTGGACCAGCTCGCCCAGCCGTCGTGA
- a CDS encoding STAS domain-containing protein, translating to MTDLPVHDSQPTSPPKLPFPRRQTRRTGNELLRTDVRRAADGTVVVALSGELDLTTVPRLRELIRQRLRSASGLLVLDLGDLTFLASAGMSLLLETDLHARARGTELRIELGENEQVRRVLRLTGLADELPLH from the coding sequence ATGACCGACCTGCCTGTACACGACTCCCAGCCCACCTCCCCGCCGAAGCTGCCCTTCCCGCGGCGGCAAACGCGCCGCACCGGCAATGAACTGCTGCGGACCGACGTGCGCCGGGCCGCGGACGGGACCGTGGTGGTCGCGCTGAGCGGCGAGCTCGACCTGACCACGGTGCCGCGCCTGCGTGAACTGATCCGGCAGCGGCTGCGAAGCGCCAGCGGCCTACTCGTACTAGACCTCGGCGACCTCACGTTCCTGGCTTCGGCCGGGATGAGCCTGCTCCTGGAGACCGATCTTCATGCCAGGGCACGCGGCACCGAGCTGCGCATCGAACTCGGCGAGAACGAGCAGGTGCGCCGGGTACTGCGGTTGACCGGGCTCGCCGACGAACTTCCCCTGCACTAG
- a CDS encoding phosphoribosyltransferase yields the protein MLRNGPTAGPTFADRAEAGRRLSGALSRHEWHQPVVLGLARGGVPVAEPVAAGLGAPLDVAVVRKIGAPGHPEFGVGAVTPTGPPWYDRRNLAVLGLTPDELAETCRQEWEEARRRVRLYRDGVEPPALEDRDVLVVDDGLATGVTATAAVRSIREARPRRVVFAAPVCAPDAAEALRGEADEVVCVSKPDRFTAVGQWYRDFRQTTDKEVVRLLATARRRC from the coding sequence ATGTTGCGGAATGGGCCGACCGCAGGCCCCACCTTCGCCGACCGCGCGGAAGCCGGGCGGCGGCTGTCCGGTGCGCTGAGCCGGCACGAATGGCACCAGCCCGTGGTACTCGGCCTGGCCCGCGGCGGGGTACCGGTGGCGGAGCCCGTGGCGGCCGGGCTGGGCGCACCGCTGGACGTCGCGGTGGTGCGGAAGATCGGCGCTCCCGGGCACCCCGAATTCGGCGTTGGCGCCGTCACGCCGACCGGACCACCTTGGTACGACCGGAGAAACCTGGCCGTGCTCGGCCTCACCCCGGACGAGCTGGCGGAGACCTGCCGCCAGGAGTGGGAGGAGGCCCGCCGCCGGGTGCGGCTCTACCGCGACGGCGTCGAACCTCCCGCGTTGGAGGACCGGGACGTGCTCGTGGTGGACGACGGGCTCGCCACCGGCGTCACCGCGACCGCCGCGGTGCGTTCGATCCGCGAAGCGCGTCCCCGCCGGGTCGTGTTCGCGGCGCCGGTCTGCGCCCCCGACGCGGCGGAGGCGTTGCGCGGTGAGGCGGACGAGGTGGTCTGCGTGTCCAAACCGGACCGCTTCACCGCCGTCGGCCAGTGGTACCGGGACTTCCGCCAGACCACCGACAAGGAGGTGGTCCGGCTGCTGGCCACAGCCAGGCGGCGGTGTTAG
- a CDS encoding bifunctional nuclease family protein, with translation MVPVDFHGLAVVSPDTAPVVLLREAAGERRWLLISIGAPEAEALLAAKEAVVNPRPGTIELIGQVIGTFGRQVAGVEVTALREGIFHADLVLDNDVRISARPSDALAIGIRAGVPMRVVESVLDEAGVELAVLDAEGQSGTGEPPDLAGLANREQEIEQFRELLEGVDPDDFRDTGGN, from the coding sequence ATGGTGCCGGTGGACTTCCATGGGCTGGCCGTCGTGTCGCCGGACACGGCACCGGTGGTCCTGCTGCGCGAGGCCGCCGGCGAGCGGCGCTGGCTGCTCATCTCGATCGGCGCCCCCGAAGCCGAGGCGCTGCTGGCGGCCAAGGAGGCGGTGGTGAACCCGCGGCCGGGCACGATCGAACTGATCGGGCAGGTGATCGGTACTTTCGGCCGGCAGGTGGCGGGGGTGGAGGTGACCGCGCTGCGCGAGGGCATCTTCCACGCCGACCTGGTGCTGGACAACGACGTCCGGATCTCGGCGCGGCCCAGCGACGCCCTCGCCATCGGGATCAGGGCGGGCGTCCCGATGCGGGTGGTGGAGTCGGTGCTGGACGAGGCGGGCGTGGAGCTGGCGGTGCTCGACGCGGAGGGCCAGTCCGGCACCGGGGAGCCCCCGGACCTGGCCGGCCTGGCGAACCGGGAACAGGAGATCGAGCAGTTCCGCGAGCTGCTCGAAGGGGTGGACCCGGACGACTTCCGCGACACCGGCGGGAACTGA